A genome region from Salvia splendens isolate huo1 chromosome 19, SspV2, whole genome shotgun sequence includes the following:
- the LOC121778995 gene encoding fibrous sheath CABYR-binding protein-like, with the protein MVSLEAMAAFLRQQDPNRDWSAGLGQIGGQEKVLRENPSEPIVPSTATLPTPIATSSRIPPEREAPSTTPPHKSSESSETPQHSDSMEIDPISAHYDSDSEEREARKGREQGSLQGAVESEKTLTAGVVPQKVAREEIDLNESAKKQGLMTDEKFQAILDDETKVKETKARPEVPNPVAPPVVKPKPVNRRLVLKADPKADRPKPHRVSQRCLGKWAAKKAKPNTAADLLEIVSEDERETPTKPGEESLPTADPRDSAMVVDDAPQTQGGRSEDTERMVEGLDLASESVEPEGSEEDGTHVENRSTAQEESLAEEEARYQVERKQKGKAVMKKKPSTKKPRIVNTGIVITEAAQRTPSSRREQSDSEYGISEEFESDSDTSTEDEEYKEQQLPNDHRELLHPPAERLRYKRWSVKLTDDVVEEMKLFDSKKLQDAYRTKDDKSKQIKCGKDSRIL; encoded by the exons ATGGTCTCCTTGGAAGCAATGGCGGCGTTTCTTCGACAGCAGGACCCCAATAGGGATTGGTCGGCCGGTTTGGGTCAAATCGGGGGACAAGAGAAAGTACTCAGAGAAAATCCTTCGGAACCGATTGTTCCATCCACAGCAACACTCCCTACCCCCATTGCGACTTCCTCCAgaattccaccagaaagagaAGCTCCGTCGACTACCCCACCACATAAGTCCTCGGAATCCTCAGAAACTCCACAACACAGTGATTCAATGGAGATTGACCCCATCTCAGCTCATTACGATTCCGACTCGGAAGAACGTGAAGCGAGGAAAGGTCGGGAACAGGGGAGCCTACAGGGAGCAGTTGAGTCAGAGAAAACACTGACGGCGGGAGTCGTTCCCCAAAAAGTGGCGAGggaggagatagatctgaacgaatcagccaagaAGCAGGGCCTAATGACCGATGAGAAATTTCAGGCCattttagatgat GAAACGAAAGTAAAAGAAACAAAAGCGAGACCAGAAGTACCcaacccagtggcacctccAGTAGTAAAGCCCAAGCCCGTCAATCGGAGACTAGTATTAAAGGCTGATCCTAAGGCAGACCGGCCTAAACCGCACAGGGTTTCACAGAGGTGTTTGGGAAAGTGGGCAGCCAAAAAGGCCAAACCGAACACAGCGGCAGATCTGCTTGAGATCGTGAGTGAAGATGAACGGGAAACTCCCACAAAGCCTGGGGAGGAGTCCTTACCTACTGCCGACCCAAGGGATTCTGCAATGGTAGTCGATGATGCCCCTCAGACACAAGGTGGCCGGAGTGAAGATACTGAAAGGATGgttgagggtctggacctcgcatccgaGTCAGTAGAACCTGAGGGATCGGAGGAGGATGGCACCCATGTAGAGAACCGTTCCACTGCCCAGGAGGAGTCATTAGCAGAAGAGGAAGCCAGATACCAAGTAGAGAGGAAACAGAAAGGAAAAGCCGTTATGAAGAAAAAGCCTAGTACCAAGAAACCGCGTATcgtgaacactggcatagtgatcactgaggctgctcagaggaccccatcaaGCCGGCGagagcagagtgatagtgagtatggGATCAGTGAGGAATTTGAATCGGATAGTGATACGTCCAcggaggatgaggagtacaaggagcaacaACTTCCAAACGATCATAGGGAgttattgcatccacctgcagagagactccgatataagcgttggtCGGTGAAGCTCACAGACGAcgtggtggaggagatgaaattGTTTGACTCCAAGAAGCTCCAGGACGCCTACCGCACCAAGGATGACAAAAGCAAGCAGATCAAGTGTGGGAAG gacagtcgaattctGTAG